One genomic window of Sphingopyxis sp. OPL5 includes the following:
- a CDS encoding alpha/beta fold hydrolase, which translates to MDMMTSEVSRRSMLGLFSLAAALPLVGCASVPRAAESAPAWRTKSVRSQTDDLNIVYHEAGRGKPLVIVHGGGSNAEPYRKLGDMLTPHFRVVRVERRNYSVSGTRASPITWEQEVGDVGAVIAAVGGRCHLFGHSAGALVALHVARRRPELIDKLALYEPPLLGGGPGVVAVKAKFDAFIAAGRKDEALILIYGHFVGLPENVVRASIGSRGPDVYALLPGASADLEALTTLDTDPADWSGIRLETLFLVGEKSAAHPLLDSSAALAKVIANSRTVTLAGQGHSAQVSAPDLVAAAISPYFRAG; encoded by the coding sequence ATGGACATGATGACGAGCGAAGTATCGCGCCGCTCGATGCTCGGGCTCTTCTCGCTGGCCGCGGCGCTGCCGCTGGTCGGCTGCGCGTCGGTGCCGCGCGCCGCAGAGTCGGCGCCGGCGTGGCGCACCAAATCGGTGCGCTCGCAGACCGACGATCTCAACATCGTTTATCACGAAGCAGGGCGCGGCAAGCCGCTGGTCATCGTTCATGGCGGCGGCAGCAATGCCGAACCCTATCGCAAGCTTGGCGACATGCTCACCCCCCATTTCCGGGTCGTGCGGGTCGAGCGGCGCAACTATTCGGTGAGCGGCACGCGGGCCTCGCCGATCACCTGGGAACAGGAAGTCGGCGACGTCGGAGCGGTGATTGCGGCGGTCGGCGGGCGCTGCCATCTCTTCGGCCATTCGGCGGGCGCGCTCGTCGCGCTGCATGTCGCGCGGCGCCGCCCCGAACTCATCGACAAGCTCGCGCTCTACGAACCGCCGCTGCTCGGAGGCGGGCCGGGCGTCGTCGCGGTCAAGGCCAAGTTCGATGCCTTTATCGCCGCGGGGCGCAAGGATGAGGCGCTGATCTTGATCTACGGCCATTTCGTCGGCCTTCCCGAAAATGTGGTGCGCGCGTCGATCGGTTCGCGCGGTCCCGACGTCTATGCCTTGCTTCCGGGCGCATCGGCCGATCTCGAAGCGCTGACCACGCTCGACACCGACCCGGCCGACTGGTCCGGGATCAGGCTCGAGACGCTCTTTCTTGTCGGCGAAAAAAGTGCCGCGCACCCGCTGCTCGACAGCAGCGCGGCGCTCGCCAAGGTGATCGCGAACAGCCGCACCGTCACGCTGGCGGGGCAAGGGCATAGCGCGCAGGTATCGGCGCCCGATCTCGTCGCCGCCGCAATCAGCCCCTATTTCCGGGCGGGTTGA
- a CDS encoding flavin-containing monooxygenase, whose product MATKVRAPVVVIGAGQAGLAAGRMLQKAGLDFLILEAGDRASGSWRAYYDSLTLFSPTAYSALPDRAMPGDPNAYPCRDAVADYLEDYAAHFALPIRFAARVASADPDNESDFVVRLESGEAIAASAVVAATGTFGSPHMPAIEGAAGFGGTVLHSAAYRRPTDFAGQRVIVVGAANSAVQIAAELAALARVTLATREAIRYAPQRLLGRDVHFFFKWLGIDATNIFSDQGTPVLDDGRYRLAIAEGRPERRQMFKAMTTEGVIWADGREEPVDAILFATGFRPDLPFLPAAAFSPDGKLKQRGGASTAIDRLYFVGQPGLTRFASGVLRGVGHDAAAAVRRIKRRLAA is encoded by the coding sequence ATGGCAACGAAGGTGCGTGCGCCGGTCGTCGTGATCGGTGCGGGCCAGGCCGGGCTGGCGGCAGGGCGGATGCTCCAGAAGGCGGGGCTCGATTTTCTCATATTGGAGGCGGGGGACCGTGCATCGGGGTCGTGGCGCGCCTATTATGACTCGCTGACGCTCTTTTCGCCGACCGCCTATTCAGCCTTGCCCGATCGCGCGATGCCGGGCGATCCAAATGCCTATCCGTGCCGCGATGCGGTCGCCGATTATCTTGAAGATTATGCCGCGCATTTCGCTCTGCCGATCCGTTTTGCCGCGCGGGTCGCTTCGGCCGATCCCGACAACGAGAGCGATTTTGTCGTGCGCCTCGAAAGCGGCGAGGCGATCGCCGCTTCGGCCGTTGTCGCGGCGACGGGCACCTTCGGCTCTCCTCATATGCCCGCGATCGAGGGGGCGGCCGGATTTGGCGGGACTGTCCTGCATTCGGCCGCCTACCGCCGGCCGACCGATTTCGCCGGGCAGCGCGTGATCGTCGTTGGCGCCGCCAATTCGGCGGTGCAGATCGCCGCCGAACTGGCGGCGCTTGCGCGCGTGACGCTCGCGACGCGCGAGGCAATCCGTTACGCGCCGCAGCGCCTTCTCGGCCGCGACGTGCATTTCTTCTTCAAATGGCTCGGGATCGATGCCACCAATATCTTCTCGGATCAGGGTACGCCGGTCCTCGACGACGGCCGCTACCGGCTCGCGATCGCCGAAGGCAGGCCCGAGCGGAGGCAGATGTTCAAGGCGATGACGACAGAAGGCGTGATCTGGGCCGACGGCCGGGAGGAACCGGTCGATGCGATTCTGTTCGCGACCGGCTTTCGTCCCGACCTGCCCTTCCTTCCCGCCGCGGCCTTCTCGCCGGATGGAAAGTTGAAACAGCGCGGCGGCGCCTCGACGGCGATCGACCGTCTCTATTTTGTCGGTCAGCCGGGCCTGACCCGTTTCGCTTCCGGCGTGCTGCGCGGGGTCGGACATGATGCGGCAGCTGCCGTGCGCCGGATCAAGCGCCGCCTCGCGGCTTGA
- a CDS encoding MFS transporter has translation MSLAGPSAGLTPRAQWTLALLQLISWGSFFYAFSVLALPMEIELGWSRPAIMMAMSLALVVAGLSAPVVGSAIDRGHGRWVMTFGSLLGAAMLLLWSASSAKPALYAAWAGLGVAQAMTFYDAGFAALTRRLGGGAPRAIMRMTLLGGFAGTVFIPLTGWLVDTWGWRDALMILAAINILVAAPLHWAALAGDTVDAQDASDHAAPAPAWSAALRERAFWMLVVTFCSWSLAFGSLTFHLLPLLAERGISDTMGIALLASVGPLQIAGRIGLMLYRGTMPARLLGRSLTAALVAAILLLYVAGANIWMIAAGVALYGIANGMVTILRGIAVAHYLGVAGFGRKSGMISAINGFALALAPYAAGLLWTGGGYALVLAGLAGAASVGALAFWSLPAAGRTRADEA, from the coding sequence TTGAGCCTGGCGGGGCCTTCAGCTGGTCTGACGCCGCGCGCGCAATGGACGCTCGCGCTGCTCCAACTCATCTCCTGGGGGTCGTTCTTCTACGCCTTCTCGGTGCTCGCGCTGCCGATGGAGATCGAACTGGGCTGGTCGCGGCCTGCGATCATGATGGCGATGTCGCTCGCGCTTGTCGTCGCGGGCTTGTCGGCGCCCGTCGTCGGCAGCGCGATCGACCGCGGCCACGGCCGGTGGGTCATGACCTTCGGCAGCCTGCTCGGCGCTGCGATGCTGCTCCTCTGGTCGGCAAGCAGCGCAAAGCCTGCGCTCTACGCCGCCTGGGCCGGGCTTGGCGTCGCACAGGCGATGACCTTTTACGACGCGGGCTTCGCGGCGCTCACCCGCCGGCTTGGTGGCGGCGCACCGCGCGCGATCATGCGCATGACCTTGCTCGGCGGCTTCGCGGGCACGGTCTTCATCCCGCTGACCGGCTGGCTCGTCGATACATGGGGATGGCGCGATGCACTGATGATCCTCGCCGCGATCAATATCCTGGTCGCGGCGCCGCTCCACTGGGCGGCGCTCGCCGGCGATACGGTCGATGCGCAGGACGCCTCGGACCATGCGGCACCGGCCCCGGCCTGGTCGGCCGCGCTGCGTGAGCGCGCCTTCTGGATGCTTGTCGTCACTTTCTGCTCCTGGTCGCTCGCCTTCGGGTCGTTGACCTTCCATCTGCTGCCGTTGCTCGCCGAGCGCGGTATTTCCGATACGATGGGCATCGCGCTGCTCGCATCGGTTGGCCCGCTGCAGATCGCCGGGCGGATCGGGCTGATGCTCTATCGCGGCACCATGCCGGCGCGTCTTCTCGGTCGGTCGCTGACCGCCGCGCTCGTCGCGGCGATCCTCCTTCTCTATGTGGCGGGGGCGAACATCTGGATGATCGCGGCGGGCGTGGCGCTCTATGGTATCGCCAATGGCATGGTGACGATCCTGCGCGGGATCGCGGTCGCCCATTATCTGGGCGTGGCTGGGTTCGGGCGCAAAAGCGGGATGATCAGCGCAATCAACGGCTTCGCGCTCGCGCTCGCGCCCTATGCGGCGGGGCTGCTCTGGACGGGTGGGGGCTATGCGCTGGTGCTCGCCGGCCTTGCCGGTGCGGCGAGCGTAGGCGCACTCGCCTTCTGGTCGCTGCCCGCCGCGGGGCGGACGCGCGCGGACGAGGCCTAA
- a CDS encoding TetR/AcrR family transcriptional regulator: MATRTISKPRGRPNNRFGDRRIEVLRAAANVFSDLGFRQATLEDVARELGMTRAALYHYARSKDALLTACGDIARQQLIEALGLSRGEPDGRARLAAFFRRYAEIVSEDFGRCFVLTDFSEMAEDERETTRKAQLALGKAVATMIEEGIADGSVRRCKPVVTSRLLYAAFNGIARLPAGPDRPPALEMADDFLEVLFEGLVPRS; encoded by the coding sequence ATGGCGACACGAACGATCAGCAAGCCGCGCGGCCGGCCCAATAACCGCTTCGGCGACCGCCGCATCGAGGTGCTGCGCGCCGCGGCGAATGTGTTCAGCGACCTCGGCTTTCGCCAGGCGACGCTCGAGGATGTCGCGCGCGAGCTCGGCATGACGCGCGCGGCGCTCTACCATTATGCGCGGAGCAAGGACGCGCTGCTCACTGCTTGCGGCGACATCGCACGCCAGCAGCTGATCGAAGCGCTCGGCCTCTCGCGCGGCGAGCCCGACGGCCGTGCCCGCCTTGCCGCCTTTTTCCGCCGCTATGCCGAGATCGTCAGCGAGGATTTCGGCCGCTGCTTCGTCCTGACCGATTTCAGCGAAATGGCCGAGGATGAGCGCGAGACGACGCGCAAGGCGCAGCTTGCGCTCGGAAAAGCGGTCGCCACGATGATCGAGGAAGGCATCGCCGACGGGTCGGTGCGTCGGTGCAAACCCGTCGTCACCAGCCGGCTGCTCTATGCCGCTTTCAACGGTATCGCGCGTTTGCCGGCCGGTCCCGACCGCCCGCCCGCGCTCGAAATGGCGGACGATTTTCTCGAAGTCCTGTTCGAGGGTTTGGTTCCCCGCAGTTAG
- a CDS encoding SDR family NAD(P)-dependent oxidoreductase, whose product MTRLAGKVALISGSGRGIGRALALKLARDGARIVVNDLDEEPAAEVVKAIKDLGGDAIACVGNVTDADFGDRFVDTAIKTFNGLDIIVSNAGYTLDGVVQKMGDDQFQKMLDVHVVAPFRILRAAAEPIRLFAKQEAAAGEENFRKVVLISSMAGTHGNAGQINYSSAKSALVGMTKTMSKEWGRYKVCVNCVAFGFIETRLTKPLDDPASKIVIEGKEVQAGVPQSALSALPAMVPLGRAGTAEEAAGGVYLFCIPESNYVSGQTLIVGGGVSI is encoded by the coding sequence ATGACCAGATTGGCGGGCAAAGTTGCCCTTATTTCGGGTTCGGGCCGCGGCATCGGCCGCGCGCTCGCGCTCAAGCTCGCGCGCGATGGCGCGCGTATCGTCGTCAACGATCTCGACGAAGAACCTGCGGCCGAAGTGGTAAAGGCGATCAAGGATCTCGGCGGCGACGCCATTGCCTGCGTCGGCAATGTCACCGACGCCGATTTCGGCGACCGCTTCGTCGACACCGCGATCAAGACCTTCAACGGGCTCGACATCATCGTCTCGAACGCGGGCTACACGCTCGACGGCGTCGTCCAGAAGATGGGCGACGACCAGTTTCAGAAGATGCTCGACGTCCATGTTGTCGCGCCTTTTCGTATCCTGCGCGCGGCGGCCGAGCCGATCCGCCTGTTCGCCAAGCAGGAAGCCGCCGCTGGGGAGGAGAATTTCCGCAAGGTGGTGCTGATCTCGTCGATGGCGGGCACGCACGGCAATGCCGGGCAGATCAACTATTCGTCGGCCAAGTCGGCGCTCGTCGGGATGACCAAGACGATGAGCAAGGAATGGGGCCGCTACAAGGTGTGCGTGAACTGCGTCGCCTTCGGCTTCATCGAAACACGCCTCACCAAGCCGCTCGACGATCCCGCATCGAAGATCGTGATCGAGGGCAAGGAAGTGCAGGCGGGCGTGCCGCAGTCGGCGCTGTCGGCGCTGCCTGCCATGGTGCCGCTCGGACGCGCGGGCACGGCCGAGGAAGCCGCCGGGGGCGTCTATCTCTTCTGCATTCCCGAAAGCAATTATGTGAGCGGCCAGACGCTGATCGTTGGGGGCGGCGTCAGCATCTGA
- a CDS encoding MaoC/PaaZ C-terminal domain-containing protein, with translation MTNMTNLAALRVGDTLPAHVQGPINRATLALFAGASNDYVPLHIDSDFAKAAGMPDVFGHGMLSMAYLAQLVTHWVPQERLLNWTVRFTAITPLYATVTSSGEITEIFDDGDKRCARLALRTQTDAGTTTIDGEAVIQIN, from the coding sequence ATGACCAACATGACCAATCTCGCCGCGCTTCGCGTCGGCGACACCCTCCCCGCGCATGTGCAGGGACCGATCAACCGCGCGACGCTCGCGCTTTTCGCCGGCGCGTCGAACGATTATGTGCCGCTCCATATCGACAGCGACTTCGCCAAGGCGGCCGGCATGCCCGACGTCTTCGGTCATGGCATGTTGTCGATGGCCTATCTTGCCCAGCTGGTCACCCATTGGGTGCCGCAGGAACGGCTGCTGAACTGGACCGTGCGCTTCACCGCGATCACGCCGCTCTATGCGACCGTGACCTCGAGCGGGGAGATCACCGAAATATTCGACGACGGCGATAAGCGCTGCGCGCGCCTCGCGCTGCGCACCCAGACCGACGCCGGTACGACGACGATCGACGGCGAAGCCGTCATCCAGATCAACTGA
- a CDS encoding MaoC family dehydratase N-terminal domain-containing protein: protein MIDQSFKGFTSEPRQIDVEKGQLKFFAHATGETNPIYFDEDKARAAGHPALPAPPTFAFSLALGAPPTKGNLLGDMGVDMHRILHGEQSFTYHRPIYAGETITLTTTTSDIYEKKGGALEFIVQDTKATNAAGDLCVDMRVVTVVRNG from the coding sequence ATGATCGACCAGAGCTTCAAGGGCTTCACGTCCGAGCCTCGCCAGATCGATGTCGAAAAGGGCCAACTCAAATTCTTCGCCCATGCGACCGGCGAGACCAACCCCATCTATTTCGACGAGGATAAGGCGCGCGCCGCAGGGCATCCCGCCCTGCCGGCGCCGCCGACCTTCGCCTTCAGCCTCGCGCTCGGCGCGCCGCCGACGAAAGGCAATCTGCTCGGCGACATGGGGGTCGATATGCACCGCATCCTGCATGGCGAGCAGAGCTTTACCTATCATCGGCCGATCTATGCCGGCGAGACGATCACGCTGACGACGACGACCAGCGATATCTACGAGAAGAAGGGCGGCGCGCTCGAGTTCATCGTCCAGGACACGAAGGCCACAAACGCCGCGGGCGACCTGTGCGTCGATATGCGCGTCGTCACCGTCGTGCGGAACGGATGA
- a CDS encoding lipid-transfer protein encodes MTIKARVAGVGMVPFQKPSQAGDWDSMAEEAINLALADAGLNYSHVQQAYAGYVYGDSTAGQSAIYRVGCTGIPIVNVNNNCSTGSTALFLARQLIALGGADCVLAVGFEQMLPGALGNVFHDRKAPMERHTNVTHAIQGADEKAPWAAQLFGGGGRDYQERYGAKDETFAKISVKARRHAANNPLALFRDPISLEEVMASPKLYGPLTRLQACPPTCGAAASILVSPAFAAKHGLDARVEIVAQSMTTDTETSFEPSMMKVIGYDMAKEAARQVYEEAGIGPDDVAVVELHDCFTANELVTYEALGLCPEGGAEKFIDDGDNSYGGKVVTNPSGGLLSKGHPLGATGLAQCFELTHQLRGSADRRQVEGARHALQHNLGLGGACVVTLFGQA; translated from the coding sequence ATGACGATCAAAGCGCGCGTAGCGGGAGTCGGCATGGTGCCGTTCCAGAAACCGAGCCAGGCCGGCGACTGGGACAGCATGGCCGAAGAGGCTATCAATCTGGCGCTCGCCGACGCCGGGCTGAACTACAGCCATGTCCAGCAGGCCTATGCCGGTTATGTCTATGGCGATTCGACCGCGGGTCAGTCGGCGATCTACCGCGTCGGCTGCACCGGCATTCCGATCGTCAACGTCAACAATAATTGCTCGACCGGATCGACCGCGCTCTTCCTTGCGCGCCAGCTGATCGCGCTCGGCGGCGCCGATTGCGTGCTCGCGGTCGGGTTCGAACAAATGCTCCCCGGCGCGCTAGGCAATGTCTTTCACGACCGCAAGGCGCCGATGGAGCGGCACACCAACGTGACCCATGCGATCCAGGGCGCGGACGAGAAAGCCCCGTGGGCGGCGCAGCTCTTCGGCGGCGGCGGACGCGACTATCAGGAGCGTTATGGCGCCAAGGACGAAACGTTTGCCAAAATCTCGGTGAAGGCGCGCCGCCATGCCGCGAACAACCCGCTCGCCCTCTTCCGCGACCCGATCAGCTTGGAGGAAGTGATGGCTTCGCCGAAGCTTTACGGCCCGCTCACGCGGCTTCAGGCCTGCCCGCCGACCTGCGGCGCCGCCGCGTCAATCCTCGTCTCGCCCGCCTTTGCCGCGAAGCATGGCCTCGATGCGCGAGTCGAGATCGTCGCCCAGTCGATGACGACCGATACCGAGACGAGCTTCGAGCCGTCGATGATGAAGGTCATCGGCTATGACATGGCGAAGGAGGCCGCGCGGCAGGTCTATGAGGAAGCCGGGATCGGCCCCGACGATGTCGCGGTCGTCGAGCTGCACGACTGTTTCACCGCCAACGAACTCGTCACCTATGAGGCGCTCGGCCTCTGCCCCGAGGGCGGCGCCGAGAAATTCATCGACGATGGCGACAACAGCTATGGCGGCAAGGTGGTCACCAACCCTTCGGGCGGCCTGCTTTCCAAGGGTCATCCGCTCGGCGCGACGGGACTCGCGCAGTGCTTCGAACTTACGCACCAGCTGCGCGGCAGCGCCGACCGGCGCCAGGTCGAAGGCGCCCGCCATGCGCTCCAGCATAATCTCGGCCTTGGCGGCGCCTGCGTCGTCACCCTTTTCGGCCAGGCATAG
- a CDS encoding acyl-CoA dehydrogenase family protein, with amino-acid sequence MKRSPWMDDELAMLADEAAKFVARELVPHAERWESERVVDRDAWRRAGTAGLLCASIPAEYGGGGGTLAHEAVIAQEVVRAGLWGGFGTGNNVSSGIVAHYILAYGTEAQRHRWLPRMATGELIGAVAMTEPGTGSDLQAVRTTARRSDDGYVINGQKTFISNGQNAGVVVVVAKTDTAAAGAKGISLLIVETGEAEGFRRGRNLHKVGMHAQDTSELFFDEVFVPHDNLLGGEEGRGFYQLMEQLAWERTSVALNCVVEMEEAVRVTTDYVRQRSAFGKPIAEFQNTQFKLAECKTQAVVARVFIDEMMVRLLAGELDAATAAMAKYWTSEALGRVTDECLQLHGGYGYMAEYPIARMWTNARVARIYAGTNEIMKTLIARAL; translated from the coding sequence ATGAAGCGTTCACCATGGATGGACGACGAGCTCGCGATGCTCGCCGACGAAGCGGCCAAGTTCGTCGCGCGCGAACTGGTGCCACACGCCGAACGCTGGGAATCCGAGCGCGTCGTCGATCGCGACGCCTGGCGGCGCGCCGGGACGGCGGGGTTGCTCTGCGCGAGCATCCCCGCCGAATATGGCGGCGGCGGTGGAACGCTCGCCCACGAAGCGGTCATCGCGCAGGAGGTGGTGCGGGCCGGCCTGTGGGGCGGCTTCGGCACCGGCAACAATGTCAGCTCGGGAATCGTCGCCCATTATATCCTCGCTTATGGCACCGAGGCGCAGCGTCACCGCTGGCTGCCGCGCATGGCGACCGGCGAGCTGATCGGCGCGGTCGCTATGACCGAGCCCGGCACCGGGTCGGACCTCCAGGCGGTGCGCACGACGGCACGGCGCAGCGACGACGGGTATGTGATCAACGGCCAGAAGACCTTCATCAGCAACGGGCAGAATGCCGGTGTCGTGGTGGTGGTCGCCAAGACCGACACCGCGGCGGCGGGCGCGAAGGGCATCTCACTGCTTATCGTCGAAACGGGCGAAGCAGAGGGCTTCCGGCGCGGCCGCAATCTCCACAAGGTCGGGATGCACGCGCAGGACACTTCCGAGCTTTTCTTCGATGAAGTTTTTGTGCCGCACGACAATCTTCTCGGCGGCGAGGAAGGCCGCGGATTCTACCAGCTCATGGAGCAGCTTGCGTGGGAGCGGACATCGGTCGCGCTCAACTGCGTCGTCGAGATGGAAGAAGCGGTGCGCGTCACGACCGACTATGTCCGGCAGCGCAGCGCCTTCGGCAAGCCGATCGCCGAATTCCAGAACACCCAGTTCAAGCTCGCCGAGTGCAAGACGCAGGCCGTCGTCGCGCGCGTCTTCATCGACGAGATGATGGTGCGCCTGCTCGCCGGCGAGCTCGACGCCGCGACCGCCGCGATGGCCAAATATTGGACCAGCGAAGCGCTCGGCCGGGTGACCGACGAGTGCCTCCAGCTCCACGGCGGTTACGGCTATATGGCCGAATATCCGATCGCGCGGATGTGGACCAACGCGCGCGTCGCCCGGATTTACGCCGGCACCAACGAAATCATGAAAACCCTGATCGCCCGCGCTCTGTAG
- a CDS encoding acyl-CoA dehydrogenase family protein produces MSQAVESLVERTAAFVRDELIPLEQDGRWGSHGPSSELVDDMRSAARAAGLIAPHLARAGRPALSMRDTARLFRAAGYSPLGPVALNIAAPDEGNMHLLERVASEAQKADILEPLASGFARSVFLMTEPDNGAGSDPSLMKTRAERIDGGWRISGRKWLITGATGARFAIIMAMTEAGPTMFLSDMERDEIVIERVLDTLDSALPGGHAVISLNGLVVADADVLGEVGQGLRYAQVRLAPARLTHCMRWTGAAQRAHDVAARYACERMAFGKPLIDHEGVGFMLADNLIDLKSAELLTDWCADILDAGGRGSQESSMAKVAVSEALYRVADRCVQILGGLGVTRDTIVERVFRELRAFRIYDGPSEVHRWSIANKIKQDIAAQG; encoded by the coding sequence ATGTCCCAAGCTGTCGAAAGCCTTGTCGAGCGCACCGCTGCGTTCGTCCGCGACGAGCTCATCCCGCTCGAACAGGATGGGCGCTGGGGCAGCCACGGCCCATCGTCCGAACTCGTCGATGATATGCGCAGCGCTGCGCGCGCCGCCGGCCTCATCGCGCCGCATCTCGCCCGGGCCGGCCGTCCGGCGCTCTCGATGCGCGACACCGCTCGGCTCTTCCGGGCGGCGGGCTATTCGCCGCTTGGCCCGGTCGCCCTCAACATCGCGGCGCCAGACGAGGGCAATATGCACCTGCTCGAACGCGTTGCATCCGAGGCACAGAAGGCCGATATCCTCGAACCGCTCGCGAGCGGCTTCGCGCGCTCGGTCTTCCTCATGACCGAACCCGACAATGGCGCCGGGTCCGATCCGTCACTCATGAAGACCCGTGCCGAACGCATCGACGGCGGGTGGCGCATCAGCGGCCGCAAATGGCTAATCACCGGCGCGACGGGTGCCCGGTTCGCAATCATCATGGCGATGACCGAGGCGGGCCCGACAATGTTCCTCAGCGATATGGAACGCGACGAGATCGTTATCGAACGCGTGCTTGATACGCTCGACAGCGCGCTGCCCGGCGGGCATGCGGTCATTTCGCTGAACGGTCTCGTCGTCGCCGACGCCGATGTCCTCGGCGAAGTTGGCCAAGGGCTGCGCTATGCGCAGGTGCGGCTGGCGCCGGCGCGGCTCACGCATTGCATGCGCTGGACCGGGGCCGCGCAACGCGCGCATGATGTCGCTGCGCGCTATGCCTGCGAGCGCATGGCCTTCGGCAAGCCGCTGATCGACCATGAAGGCGTGGGCTTCATGCTCGCCGACAATCTGATCGATCTCAAATCGGCTGAACTTCTCACCGACTGGTGCGCCGACATCCTCGACGCCGGCGGGCGCGGCAGCCAGGAATCGAGCATGGCCAAGGTCGCGGTGTCCGAAGCGCTCTATCGCGTTGCCGATCGCTGTGTGCAGATTCTCGGTGGGCTCGGGGTGACCCGCGACACGATCGTCGAGCGCGTGTTTCGCGAGCTGCGCGCCTTCCGCATCTACGACGGGCCTTCCGAAGTGCATCGTTGGTCGATCGCCAACAAGATCAAACAGGACATCGCGGCGCAAGGCTGA